A window from Roseburia sp. 499 encodes these proteins:
- the rpoB gene encoding DNA-directed RNA polymerase subunit beta: protein MEKNRIRPIKAGKSVRMSYSRQKEVLEMPNLIEVQKDSYQWFLDEGLKEVFADISPIADYSGQLSLEFVDFTLCEDDVKYSIAECKERDATYAAPLKVKVRFYNKEAVEEVKDYEIFMGDLPLMTETGTFVINGAERVIVSQLVRSPGIYYGIAHDKVGKTLYSCTVIPNRGAWLEYETDSNDVFYVRVDRTRKVPVTVLIRALGIGTNQEIIDLFGEEPKIIASFGKDTATNYQEGLLELYKKIRPGEPLTVESAESLINAMFFDPRRYDLAKVGRYKFNKKLALKNRISGQVLAEDVVDASTGEILAEKGTTVTREMAEAIQNAAVPFVWIQGEERNIKVLSNMMVDITNYVDIDQEEARKLGITELVYYPVLEKILEENESLDEIKEALQRNASDLIPKHITKEDILASINYNMHLEYGLGHDDDIDHLGNRRIRAVGELLQNQYRIGLSRMERVVRERMTTQDLQGISPQSLINIKPVTAAVKEFFGSSQLSQFMDQNNPLGELTHKRRLSALGPGGLSRDRAGFEVRDVHYSHYGRMCPIETPEGPNIGLINSLATYARINEYGFIEAPYRKIDKTDPKNPRVTDEVVYMTADEEDNYHVAQANEALDAEGHFVRNSVSGRYREETQEYEKGMFDYMDVSPKMVFSVATALIPFLENDDANRALMGSNMQRQAVPLLTTEAPVVGTGMETKTAVDSGVCVVAKHAGIVERSISNEITIKTDDGNRDVYKLTKFSRSNQSNCYNQRPIVFKGERVEAGQVIADGPSTANGELALGKNPLIGFMTWEGYNYEDAVLLSERLVQEDVYTSVHIEEYEAEARDTKLGPEEITRDVPGVGDDALKDLDERGIIRIGAEVRAGDILVGKVTPKGETELTAEERLLRAIFGEKAREVRDTSLKVPHGEYGIVVDAKVFTRENGDELSPGVNQAVRIYIAQKRKISVGDKMAGRHGNKGVVSRVLPVEDMPFLPNGRPLDIVLNPLGVPSRMNIGQVLEIHLSLAAKALGFNIATPVFDGANEVDIMDTLDLANDYVNMSWEDFEAKHGEELLPEVLEYLSENRDHRELWKGVPISRDGKVRLRDGRTGEYFDSPVTIGHMHYLKLHHLVDDKIHARSTGPYSLVTQQPLGGKAQFGGQRFGEMEVWALEAYGASYTLQEILTVKSDDVIGRVKTYEAIIKGDNIPEPGIPESFKVLLKELQSLGLDVKVLDENREEVELMETSEYGNTDLNSVIAGDRNFAFEEDESFGEMGFQKQEFNEDEELVDVEEDVEEDDFGDFDDVLDEE, encoded by the coding sequence ATGGAGAAAAACAGAATACGTCCGATTAAAGCAGGAAAAAGCGTTCGTATGAGTTACTCGCGACAAAAAGAAGTATTGGAAATGCCAAACTTAATCGAGGTCCAGAAGGATTCTTACCAATGGTTCCTTGACGAAGGATTAAAAGAAGTGTTTGCCGATATTTCTCCAATCGCAGATTACAGCGGACAGTTGAGTCTGGAGTTCGTTGATTTTACATTGTGTGAGGACGATGTAAAGTATTCAATTGCGGAGTGTAAGGAAAGAGATGCAACTTATGCCGCTCCTTTGAAAGTAAAGGTAAGATTTTACAACAAAGAAGCTGTTGAAGAAGTGAAAGATTACGAAATCTTCATGGGCGATTTACCACTTATGACAGAGACAGGAACATTCGTAATCAACGGTGCAGAACGTGTTATCGTTAGCCAGTTGGTTCGTTCTCCTGGTATCTATTATGGGATTGCACACGATAAAGTGGGTAAGACCCTTTATTCTTGTACCGTAATTCCAAACCGTGGTGCATGGTTGGAATATGAGACTGATTCCAATGACGTATTTTATGTGCGTGTTGACCGAACTAGAAAGGTGCCGGTTACTGTTTTGATTCGTGCATTAGGTATTGGAACCAATCAGGAAATTATAGATTTATTTGGTGAAGAACCAAAGATTATTGCAAGCTTTGGAAAAGATACAGCAACTAACTACCAGGAAGGTCTGCTGGAGTTATATAAGAAAATCCGTCCGGGTGAACCTCTCACTGTGGAAAGTGCGGAAAGTCTTATTAATGCGATGTTCTTCGACCCAAGACGTTATGATTTGGCGAAGGTAGGTCGTTATAAATTCAATAAGAAGCTGGCGCTGAAGAATCGTATCAGCGGACAGGTTCTTGCAGAGGATGTAGTAGATGCGTCTACAGGAGAAATTCTTGCAGAAAAAGGAACTACAGTTACAAGAGAAATGGCAGAAGCTATTCAGAATGCAGCTGTTCCGTTTGTATGGATTCAGGGTGAAGAGCGTAATATCAAAGTATTGTCTAATATGATGGTAGATATTACAAACTATGTTGATATTGACCAGGAAGAGGCAAGAAAACTTGGTATTACAGAATTAGTATATTACCCTGTTTTGGAAAAAATATTAGAAGAAAATGAAAGTTTGGATGAAATTAAAGAAGCTCTGCAGAGAAATGCTTCTGATTTGATTCCAAAGCATATTACAAAGGAAGACATTCTGGCATCTATCAACTACAACATGCATCTGGAATATGGTCTGGGACATGATGATGATATCGACCACTTAGGAAACAGACGTATTCGTGCAGTTGGTGAATTGTTACAGAACCAGTATCGTATCGGTTTGTCAAGAATGGAAAGAGTAGTTCGTGAGAGAATGACTACACAGGATTTACAGGGAATTTCTCCACAGAGCTTAATTAATATCAAACCGGTAACGGCAGCAGTAAAAGAGTTCTTCGGATCTTCCCAGCTGTCTCAGTTTATGGATCAGAACAACCCATTGGGTGAATTGACACATAAGAGACGTCTTTCTGCATTGGGACCAGGTGGTTTGTCCAGAGACCGTGCCGGATTTGAGGTTCGTGACGTTCACTATTCTCATTACGGAAGAATGTGCCCGATTGAGACTCCTGAAGGTCCTAACATCGGTTTGATTAACTCTCTTGCAACTTATGCAAGAATTAATGAGTATGGTTTTATTGAAGCGCCATACCGTAAGATAGATAAGACTGACCCTAAGAATCCAAGGGTTACAGATGAAGTTGTTTACATGACTGCAGATGAAGAAGATAACTATCATGTAGCACAGGCAAATGAGGCACTGGATGCAGAAGGACATTTTGTTCGTAATTCCGTATCCGGTCGTTATAGAGAAGAAACACAGGAATACGAAAAAGGAATGTTCGATTACATGGACGTATCTCCTAAGATGGTGTTCTCTGTAGCTACAGCATTGATTCCTTTCTTGGAAAATGACGATGCAAACCGTGCGCTGATGGGATCTAACATGCAGCGTCAGGCAGTACCGCTTTTGACAACAGAAGCACCTGTAGTAGGAACCGGTATGGAAACTAAGACTGCAGTTGACTCAGGAGTATGTGTTGTAGCAAAACATGCAGGTATTGTAGAACGATCCATATCTAATGAGATTACAATTAAGACAGATGATGGTAATCGTGATGTATACAAATTAACCAAGTTCTCCAGAAGTAACCAGTCTAACTGTTACAACCAAAGACCAATTGTGTTCAAAGGTGAGCGCGTAGAAGCAGGTCAGGTTATCGCAGACGGTCCTTCTACAGCAAACGGAGAATTGGCATTAGGAAAGAACCCATTAATCGGATTTATGACTTGGGAAGGTTATAACTACGAGGATGCTGTTCTTTTAAGTGAAAGATTGGTACAGGAAGATGTTTACACTTCCGTACACATTGAAGAATATGAAGCAGAAGCACGTGATACCAAGTTGGGACCGGAAGAAATTACAAGAGATGTTCCGGGTGTCGGTGATGATGCATTAAAAGACTTAGATGAAAGAGGTATCATCCGTATCGGTGCAGAGGTGCGTGCAGGTGATATTCTGGTTGGTAAAGTTACTCCAAAGGGAGAGACAGAACTGACAGCAGAAGAGAGATTGTTACGTGCTATTTTCGGTGAAAAGGCAAGAGAAGTAAGAGATACTTCCTTAAAGGTACCTCATGGTGAATACGGTATTGTTGTAGATGCTAAAGTATTTACCAGAGAAAATGGTGACGAATTATCTCCTGGAGTAAATCAGGCAGTTCGTATTTACATTGCTCAGAAGAGAAAGATTTCTGTTGGTGACAAGATGGCTGGTCGTCATGGTAACAAGGGTGTTGTTTCCCGCGTATTACCGGTTGAAGATATGCCGTTCCTGCCAAACGGACGTCCATTGGATATTGTATTGAACCCATTGGGTGTGCCTTCTCGTATGAACATCGGACAGGTGTTGGAAATCCACCTAAGTCTTGCAGCTAAGGCATTAGGATTCAATATTGCAACTCCGGTATTCGATGGAGCAAACGAAGTTGATATTATGGATACCCTGGATTTGGCAAATGATTATGTTAACATGTCCTGGGAAGATTTTGAAGCAAAGCATGGGGAAGAACTTCTTCCAGAGGTTCTGGAATACTTATCTGAAAATAGAGACCACAGAGAATTGTGGAAGGGCGTTCCGATTTCCCGTGATGGTAAGGTAAGATTACGTGATGGTAGAACCGGAGAGTACTTCGATAGCCCGGTAACCATCGGACACATGCATTATCTGAAGTTACATCACTTGGTAGATGATAAGATTCATGCACGTTCTACTGGTCCTTACTCCTTAGTAACACAGCAGCCGTTAGGTGGTAAGGCACAGTTCGGTGGACAGCGTTTCGGAGAAATGGAAGTTTGGGCACTGGAAGCATACGGTGCATCTTATACCTTACAGGAAATCTTAACTGTGAAGTCCGATGATGTTATCGGTCGTGTTAAGACTTACGAAGCAATTATTAAAGGTGATAATATTCCTGAACCGGGAATTCCTGAATCCTTTAAGGTACTTTTAAAAGAACTTCAGTCTTTAGGTCTGGATGTAAAAGTCCTTGACGAGAACAGAGAAGAAGTAGAACTTATGGAAACCAGTGAATACGGTAATACCGATTTGAATTCCGTTATTGCGGGAGACCGCAACTTTGCATTTGAGGAAGACGAATCCTTTGGTGAGATGGGCTTCCAGAAGCAGGAATTTAA